GTAGTGTCGGGAAATGCGGGTAAACCGACACCAGGTAAACGAACGCCTACGGCAAACGTAAACGTATCTATAGAGCGCCGTTGCACCGGCTCGTTCGCGGTCGGGCGGTCTACCATTTGCCCATCGCCCACGTAGATGCCTACGTGCGTAATCGTTCCGCTTTCCCACTCACCGTAAGTATTAGCGAATGCTACGAGGTCGCCCGGTCGGAGCGCTTCTTTACTCTCGATTAGCGTACCGATGTCTGCTCCGAAGAAGCTATTAGCGAACCCTTCGCCGGATGCGTAGCCGTCGTAAGGCGCGGTGGTAACGCCTACGCTAACGCCAGCGTCGCTCAGGACGCGGCGAACGAAATAGGCGCACTGCGCGGTCTTGCCTGCGTTAAAATCCTTTCCTACCCACTTTTCAGCTACTGAAACGATTACCGCAGGCGAACCCGTTACCGTCTCCACATGCGATATGAATGGAACCGCAGGCTTAAGGAAGTCGGGAATCATCCCACCGAGAGCGCCTACGACGAAGTTAATATAAGTCGCCACATAGAGCGACGCTAGCCAAGCGCTGCATATCCCTAAGAATGGCCATCCGGCGCTCGTAGTTGTAGCGTCTTTAGTTTCTTCGGAAGCTTCTGCTACTCTCTCCAGTAGATCCATTTGGCGCTTGAGTAGTTGCGTTTGGATCTTGAGTAACTCCGTCTGGGTTCGCTCTTCTCTCTGTAGAGGGTGTGTTTGTACTTGTGCGTGCGTCATCTTCTTCAGCTCTCGTTTCCGTTTCCGATAAGTATTCCCTGTACTGTTCTTGTAAGCCTATATTCCTAGCGATTACTTCTAGAAGCCCTTGCTGCTGTAGTAGGTTAAGTGTCGCGGCGGTTAGGCAAATAATCAAAAATGTCTGTAAACCCTTCATTTTCCCTACGCTAAATAGCGTTTAAGTTCTATTAGTTAAAGCGGTAGCCGGTAACGATTACGGAACCGGTTACCGCTAATGGCTTAATAACCGAAATCGGATCTATTAGCCGGGGGTACTGCTCCTTCCGATGACGGAACCGATTGCGGTATAGCATTTGTGCTGTTTCCGCCGCTTAGAAGAAAGATAACGGTACGGCGACCAAAATCGAATAAGCCACCGCCATCGAAGGAGATTAATCCGCTTCCTACCGCGCCTACGAAAGCCATCGCTATTAATAAATTCCCTAAGTTCTTAATCATGAGCAATTTCTCCTATGGTTACTCAACGGTGTTCAATGGGTTACTAATGGTTGCTAAATAGTAACCCTTGGGTTACTAACGGCTAAGTTCATTATGCCGCATCAACGCTAGAGCGAAGTTTGGAATCAATGAAAATTTTTAACGCCCGGTAACGTGGATCATCGTTGAGGCGCTGGATACCGAGCGCCTCAGAAAGCGCCCGCACCGATCGCGCACCTTTGGCGTAAGCGTCGTTTAAGTCCGATTCGTTTCTCTGAAGCCAAACGTCTGGATCGCTATCAGGTAAGCGGAAGGAAGGCAGCTCTTTGAAGAGCTTCGGAAAGTCCGGAAGCGCTACCGCTTCGGGGCTTTTATCGAGCGGTGCTAAAATTCCTGAATATTTACCTAAGCGCTGACGATGTGCGTCTAGTTCGTTTCGATTCCAATTACTCGGAACGATAGTAGCCGTATCGTTAATCAAGTTTCCTAGAGCTAAAATGCTCATTTGATTCACAGCGCTTGAATCTAATCCCGTATTCAGCTTCTTAAGCGAGTGTAGCCCCAAAATAACGTCAACGCGATACTTGCGAAAGCGATTCATGATTTGTTTAATGATGTGCGCTATCTCATCTAGAGCGTCTGTCGCATCGACTAACATCTGAAACTCATCTACAACGAGAATGGTGCGCGGCTCTTTTTTAAGGTTCTCGCGTTCGCGGCGTTCGCCTTCTGCTAATGTTTCCCGCATCACTTCTAACGCCCGTTCTGGGTCGCGAACGACGAAAGCGGAATGTTCAGAGGGCGATACGCCGGGTAACCAAACGGTCTCATCGGGGTCGTAGTGGGGGTCGATAACGATTAATTCTGCGTTAGGGTCTTCAAGCATCCGAGTTGCAACCGCGTAACGCATCGCTGTAGATTTACCTGAGCCACGGGAACCTGCGAAAATGCAGCTTCCCTGATTAAACGCATCGAAAAGCGCCCAGAAGCGCTCGCGGGCTTTCTCTTTTCCCGCTTCGAGAAACCTACGCGCAAACGTTGGGCTAACTTCTACGACGCTCTTACCCGCTTTTTTGACTTGAACGGAATCGACGACCGCCCATAGCGCCTCGCCTATATCAGTAGAAAGCGAAGTCATAGAACCAACATAGTCATCGAGGGTTAGATCGTGCTTACGATGGCGGTGAATAACGCCCATATTGATTAAGATTCCTTGAGTTAGCGCGGCGCTTCCTACAATTAGATTCCGATTCGATAGCCCGGCGCTGATAGATAAAGCGGCGACAATCCCTAACCCTAAGTTAGTTCCGGCGTACAACGATTTTATTAGCGCTGATTTAGTCATTTT
This portion of the Roseofilum capinflatum BLCC-M114 genome encodes:
- a CDS encoding glucosaminidase domain-containing protein yields the protein MTHAQVQTHPLQREERTQTELLKIQTQLLKRQMDLLERVAEASEETKDATTTSAGWPFLGICSAWLASLYVATYINFVVGALGGMIPDFLKPAVPFISHVETVTGSPAVIVSVAEKWVGKDFNAGKTAQCAYFVRRVLSDAGVSVGVTTAPYDGYASGEGFANSFFGADIGTLIESKEALRPGDLVAFANTYGEWESGTITHVGIYVGDGQMVDRPTANEPVQRRSIDTFTFAVGVRLPGVGLPAFPDTTAPVFVSNVTSATVNASKADKDYTGYPLEQIAIDLEQRYGIVADFTIANGNHESAYGSAIIGGDNWFGVKSVNGAGVATKTTEWYGGTETSVTDSFCNVGCPDSFARTIVNILAEKGLSPHGMSAEEITANVASVYATDPAWADKMLQHIRRLRSSTGV
- a CDS encoding type IV secretory system conjugative DNA transfer family protein, translated to MTKSALIKSLYAGTNLGLGIVAALSISAGLSNRNLIVGSAALTQGILINMGVIHRHRKHDLTLDDYVGSMTSLSTDIGEALWAVVDSVQVKKAGKSVVEVSPTFARRFLEAGKEKARERFWALFDAFNQGSCIFAGSRGSGKSTAMRYAVATRMLEDPNAELIVIDPHYDPDETVWLPGVSPSEHSAFVVRDPERALEVMRETLAEGERRERENLKKEPRTILVVDEFQMLVDATDALDEIAHIIKQIMNRFRKYRVDVILGLHSLKKLNTGLDSSAVNQMSILALGNLINDTATIVPSNWNRNELDAHRQRLGKYSGILAPLDKSPEAVALPDFPKLFKELPSFRLPDSDPDVWLQRNESDLNDAYAKGARSVRALSEALGIQRLNDDPRYRALKIFIDSKLRSSVDAA